The DNA window CTCTTCTCCGTCACGCTGCAAGAAGATTCATGGCTCTCGGTTTTACGTTCTCTGTGGCTCGGTTATGATTTTCAGGTGAACGGACAAGTACTGCTCCACGGCGGAGGTATCTGGCCGATGTTCAACGAGGTTTTACTGATTGTCGCGGCGGGGGCTTTAAACGGGGTCATGGAGGACAGTGGTATGTTACATACAATCGTTGCTTCGTTACTGCGGCGCGTTCGCTCGAAAAGCGGATTGATCGGCGTGACTGTCTTACTAAGTATCTCTATGTCATTACTGGCATGCAATCAGTCATTATCCGTGATTGTGCCGGGACGAACTCTTCGTTCCAAATTTGAGAAGCTGGGAGTTCCTCCTCGTTATTTGGTGAGAAGTTTAGCGGACTCGGGTGTCGTCGTTTCGCCGCTGATCCCTTGGAATTTACATGGTATCCTCTGTTCTACGGCTATGGGTATACCAACACTCGTTTACTTCCCGTATGCTTTCTTTTTGTGGGGATTGCCCATCATAACCCTTCTGCTCGCCTTTCGGCCAAGAAGGTTTCCTTCAAATGACTTCGGAATGGGAGTGAGATGCCAACCGAAAAGTGGACACCGGACAGATGGACGTAGAAAAGGTGGATATGACGAAAGTGGGTGACAGCGAAGTGGGCGAAATCACCCAGGCGAGTGGAATCACCCAGGTGGGTGAAACCGCCCAGGTGGGTGAAACCACCCAGGCGGGCGGAATCGCCCAGCAAGTGGGCGACACCAAACAAGTGGGTGATACCCAGACGGAAGAAATCACCCATGACGGAATCACCCAAGATGAAATCGCTCAAGGAAAAGTGGTGTTTCTGAAGGACAAGATCGCCCAATCAAAGATAGCTAATAAATTAAAGAAATCCAGAAAGCCGAAGGAAATCGCCCAAGCAATTGAATGTGCTCTTGCCCATAAGCAACAACATAAGAACTACCAATCAAAAGAGAGTTGATGGATTTGGCGGGTTGCACCGATTATATCGCACGCAAAACACTCAGAATAATTGAGGAAGTAACCGAGGAAATGAGCCAAACAGGATAAAGTCGAAACACGGCCACAGTGCCGAGTCAACCATGACGCTCCTCTTCTTCTTCCGTATGGCAACTGCCCAACACTTTGCTGGACTGATGGACGTAAAACCCGAAACTGTCATCTATATGATCCACGCCATCAATAAAAACGAACGTGGGCGCGCAGTTGAATCGTATAAGTTACGTGGTACCCATAGCCCCAAAGTTTACACCTTGGGTCCACGTGGATGTCAGATGGTGGGGGAAACACTTGGGATTAAAGTGGAGTATTATCCGTTTTCCAAGCGACAAGGACGCCAGGAGCGTGGAACATAAACTCTACAACATCCGAAGAAAGTACAAGGCGGTTTGGGATGAACTGACGGAAACTGAAAAAGAGCGAGCAAGAAGAGAGATAAAGGAACTGAAGAAGGAATTGATGACGATTCCGTACAACGATCCGATGGACGAGAAATACAAGCGACTGCAATACGTCAGATACGCAGACGATTTCATCATAGGGGTAATAGGCAGCAAAGAAGATTGTGAAAAAATCAAGGCCACGGAATTCCTCGCCAAAGAGTTGAAGCTGGAACTCTCGCAAGAAAAAACGCTCATTACACACAGCAGCAAAAAAGCCAGATTCCTGGGATATGACATAACCGTAAAAAGAAGCAACAGCACTAAAACAAATGTGAACGGAATACAGCGAAGAACGAGGAATATGGTCTGTCAACTATTAGTCCCCAGAGAGATATGGGTTAAGAAACTCCTTGAGATAAAAGCAATGAGAGTTGATCCAATAACGGGACAGTGGAAACCAATTCATCGGAGTGCCCTTCTGAGGAATGACGATCTTGAAATACTTGAGACTAACAACTCGGAGATAAGAGGGCTGTACAACTATTACAAGCTAGCAAACAACGCAATCACACTGTCTAATTTCAAATACTTCATGGAGTACAGCATGTACAAGACGTTTGCGGCCAAGTATAACACAAGTGTGAAAAAGATCCTCAGCAAATACAAGATAAATGGTCGATTCGCCGTAAGATACGAGACAAAAGAAGGCCCGAAAATCCGATGGTTCTACAAACAAGGTTTCAAGCGTTACCGGGAAAAGATAACGGCTGGCGATCCTACAATAGACCTTGAAATGAACACACTCAGGATCAGGGGGACACTGACGAGCTTGATTGCTTGTAGCAAGAAAATGTGAATGGTGCGGAACTGAGGACACACCCTTAGAAATGCACCACGTTCGGCGGTTGAAAGACCTAAAGGGAAAGAAGCAATGGGAGAAGCAGATGCTGTCTAGAAGACGCAAAACGATAGCATTATGCGTCAAGTGCCATGACGATTTACACGCCGGAGGCTAGATTGACAGATGGAGAGCCGTATACCTCGAGAGGGGTACGTACGGTTCGGGGAGGAGTACTTGGAAACCTGCCGCGGAAACACGGCAAGGCGCTGGGTGCTTATTCCACCTCATGCCCGAAAATTGCCGGGAAGCGGGGTTGGATCCCAATACCACCTGCTTCGATCGGCAAAAAACATTCTGGCCGGTGCCAAAGAGATTGCCGGATATTTGATCCGCTACGGTGGCAATCTTCAGCTGGCGTTGGCCGCCTACAACGCCGGGCCGGGTAACGTCGAAAAATATGGAAACACCGTGCCGCCGTTTCGGGAGACGAGAGATTATGTCGTGAAGGTGACTATCTACTACAAAGAGTTTGGAGGAAAGGGAAGCCATCTAAATTCCGTATCCATCCGGGATACGATCATGTCAGTCGCAGAGAAGCTAGCCAAATTCAGGAGCCAACACGAAGCATCGGTCAAACAGAAAAAGCCAACCGGTTGTATGAAGGCACTGGCCGCCAAACAAGTGGCTCAGATTAAATCAGGACAAGCTGGCCGATACGGTGCCCTCAGTTGTGCGATTTATTCCTATCAGTCCGACTGGGCGTTTGTCGCCAAGGTGGAAAACATGGCGGCGGAATTCAAGAACAACAGTGGGACGATCACGTATGCAGCGAGTTTGAAAGTACCGGCGGACGTTTACCCTGGCCAGTCAATGGTGAGGTATCCTCTCCGTTTGGACCACGATGGGGCCGTCACCATGACGGGATTGATATTAAGGCACCCATGGGTACACCGGTGTATGCCCCAGCAGACGGTGTTGTCGTCGAGTCCCGAGCGGCCAGCGGGTATGGATGGATGATCTTGATCGACCACGGCAACGGCCTAGCAACCTTGTATGGCCACTCCTACCCCAACCAGGTAAAAGTTCATGTTGGTGACCACGTCAAGAAAGGGCAACAGATCACGGCGGTGGGGAACAACGGTCGGTCGACAGGAGCTCACTTGCATTTTGAGGTTCGTGTTAATGGTACACCTGTTGATCCGATGCAATGGCTCACCAGATAGCCTTCTATTTTCGTTTCTGACAGCCGAAATAGTAGAGAGAATTCCCAGGTATCTATCACAAAATAGAATCCGAAATTGCCCCCTTTCTCTTTGGCTATGAACGTGTCAGGAAGGGGGCAGGGGAGGATGGGAGATGCAAAACCAACGCAATGAGCTGATGCAACTACTGCTGGGCGCCAGCGTTTTTCTGGTGGTGTTGGGATTGATGCTCTGGATGGTAGCCGGTGCCCAGATCGCTTCCACGATTGACCAAGTGATTAGAGTGATAAGAACCAGCTTGCCGTGGATCGTCGGCGTTGTCCTGGCGATTCCGGTGGGAATATGGATTGTCAAAGGGATTATCTATTGGCATCACCGCCGTTTAGCGTATCGGGATGCCCGGTTTATCCGGATCTTGCCGGCTGCAGATATACGGTTGGAACCAGAGAAAGTGATGACGCTGGTCCGCACGTTCGGGGGCATGGTCCGCGGTTGGCGGCTGAAATGGACCCGCGGAAACCCGTGGTTTCGGTTGCGCTTCTACGAAGACGAAAACCGGGAGATCGCCATCTACTTGGGATACCCGCAAGACAAACGAAGCAGCGTGTATGACACGATCCGCAGTATTTATCCCAGCGCCAAAATTCACGACATCCCACGGGCGGATCTGCCCAAACCGGCCAGGAACGGAGCCGGCGGACACTTCCTCCTGAAGGGTGGACGCAAAAAAGGGCTACCCTTAGCCTCGTTCTTAGACAAAAAGGAAAGCCAGCTGGGCATCATTCTGGCGTGTCTCCGCCCGGGTACGGTCCTGGACATTCAATTCGCCACAGCTAGCTGGGAGGAGCTAGAGGAGCGGTCGGAGGAGGTACTGGAAAATCTCAAATCCAAGCGGGAAAAGGACCTTGATCCCCACGAAAAGGCGCAAAAAAAGCAAATCGCCAAAAACCTGACCGGAAACGAGGTGACGTTTTACGTCTCCATCTCCATTTGGTCTGATCACGAGCACGCCCCTTCTGTGGCACGCTCGATCGCAAACACACTGGAAACAACAATGAATTACAGTGGAGCCATCCGTTTTATTCGGCACAATATCCGAGCTTTGATCCAAGACGTTCACCCGATTCCATGGCCGGTGCCCTGGTTTAAGATGACATGGACGGACAAGGAATTGGCCAACCTGTTCCACTTGCCGCCGGCGGATCATCCGATTTACCAGGAGCCGGCGGACAGGGATGAGCGGGGATATCTGGTTCACCTGGCGAAGGGCCAACGTGCTCTGTCCGATTGGGAATTGAACGAAGGGGTGTTCATTGGTGAAGTTATCCATCCGTTGCAAAAACGGTCGGCACGCATTGATTTTGAACAGCTAACCAAACACTTCATCTGCACGGGACCGCCCGGAATGGGGAAATCCAGCATGATGGTAGAGATGATCCAATCCATCCTGGAGATGTGGGCCAAAGAGCCGGACACCACGCCCGGGTTTACGTACATCGACCCGGCCCGAGAGACGATCGCCATCATTCTAAACCGACTGCGCCACATGAAACAGCAAGGAATCGCCATCCCCGAAGAAAAGATACATTACTTCCCGATCACACCGGATGCCACGCTTGCAATCGGGTTGAACCTGCTGCATAAGACGGCCGGCGTGCCACTTAATGAGGTGGCCGAGTCCGCAGCAGAAGTAATCCTGTCCACGGTGCCCAACAGCGACAGCTTGAGCCGAACCAAGCGGCTGTTGTCCATGGCGATCCAGACGCTGTTGGAAGATGATAAGGTTCATACGATCCTTGGGATTGAGGAATTGTTCCGAAACGAGCAGTTCCGAAACCGGGTGATCGCCAAGGTGAACCCTTATGTCAAACGGTTTTGGAAAAACGTCCAGCTGCAAGACAAAGAGTTCAAGGAAGAGGTGGAGCCGATCCTCAACCGGTTGGATCCGCTGCTCAAAAACCCGGCTATGCGCCGGCTGTATTGCCAGCTGGAGTGGACGTTGGATGTACGCCGGTATATGGATGAGGGCCACATCGTCCTGATTGACATTCTGGGCTTGAACAATTTCAACATTAAAACAACCGTGGGTCATTTATTGGGGGAATGACCATGCGGAAATTGAAGTTTACCGCCGGATTGCTGTTGCTTTTGATAATGGCTCTTTTGCTTTACTTTGTATGGCCTTTTTTTTCAAATCCAACCTACGTTATTCTTATTCCAAAGAACTATCACGGTTGGGTGCAAGTATACATGGACATTCCGTATGCTAAAGACCCCCCTAAAGAATTTTGGAACAGATATATCATCAAAGTTCCTCCCAACGGAATGGTCATGACTCCGTTGCCCGCCCAAGTAGCAAACATTGAAACCCATTTTGTTGATGAGCATGGACACCGAACCGAGCTTTTAGATGCAGCAGATCCTCGAGCAAAAGATCCGAATGCTTTATATGTCCAGTATTTTATGACTGAGGGGTTAGATAATCTTCCTTCTCGTGATGTACTCTTTATTGGAACATTCAAGGAGTACGAAAAAGTAAAACAGGAAAATCGCTATCCTGATTATCCCGCAGAAATCAAAAAGAAATTTCATTATCCATATTAAATGGATGTAGGAATCAATTTGTTGCGCTACGGTAGCGGAAATGGACCCTTGGAAGCGTCGTTCCTGGCCAGGCTGCGGGAACGGAATGTGGCGGTGTTCACCCGATCCAAAAATAATGGACCGGGCTGAAATCGTCTGGTATAAATGGTGGATTAGCAAAAAAATAGGAGGTTGTTTGGGGTGCTTTTCCATTGGATCGGACATCCTTCATTTGGTGCCGATGAACAACTGATGGCGGTGCTGTATGATATGGGGATCGCGACGAAGCGACAGCTACTTATCGTCACCGGCTGAACTGACAATCAGCTGAAATGGTATCTCCAACGGATCCGCAAGCGTGAAACGGAGGAGCAAAAGTATCTGAACTCTTACCCCTTGCGGTTCGAATATATGGGCGACAACCGTGGTTACTCTCTCAACAAAGCAGGGATTCGTTACGTTAGGGAGATGATGCAAAGTGACAACATGTATGTCAAAGAGGCACCGGAGGCTCAAATTCGGCACTATCTTGGTATCAATGAGATCCTGATTCGGCTGATTGAGGCCGGGGTTCAACGCGAAGATATAGTCTGGCTTTCTACCGCTGAGGCTACGGATTATTTGTCACGGTTGCTTGAGGCTCACGGTGAAAAGATCGACCGGCGACGTCTAATCCGTCCTGATGCCCGGGCTGTAATCAATAGGACTGCTTTTTGGATTGAGTTTGACAATAGTACGGAGCGCACACGGAAGCTAGAAAGGAAATTTTATGAGTATGTCCACGCTCTGACGTTGGTTCAAAACAAAGATCCAGTTGTGTGGGTGGCTGCCAACCGTAACCGTAAAGAGTACCTTGCCAATCAGTGGGAAGCAGTGAAGAAAGTCAATTATGAGGATAGGGTTGATATCCCAGAAATGTGCTTTTTTGTGGAAGGTGAGGAACTGTCTTTTTTGGAATCCAGAAGTGGATTGGTTACTTCCTAACCACTTCTTTTTCACTTCCTACCCACTTCTTAATCACTTCTTTTCCACTTCTTGCGACAAAGCGAAAACCCTTGATATATAAGGCGTCATCAAAGGGACTTGGTAGTACCAATAAAAACCCCTACTTTTTTATTTATTTCCTACCCTTACACCGCCGAGACGGTCGCCCGCGGCACCGCCGCGGCCACCCATTCGAACCCGGGGTCGGTCACGGGCCTGCACCCACTGGACGTTGCGCTAACTGATGGCGTTTTGATATCGTTGGAAGAGTGAGATACAAAGAATTTTGGTGGCTCTGTAATGAGGGAGATAAATAATAATCATGAAGGAAATAAGAATCAAAGACTGGTTATTGAAAGTGGATGTCGAACAAACAGAAAGAATATACTCTCAGTTATGTACTTTTGCTGAGAGTTGTGGTTGTCTCTATTGTCGTAACTACACTGAGGTGGCAAAACGCTTTTCAATAGAATTACTCGCGTTTTTTCAATCACTTGGAATTGATCCTACCAAATGCGCAGGAGAAATTATGGAATTCGGCAAATTGGAAAACGAGATGCATCATTATGGCGGGTGGTATCATTTTGTAGGTGAAATCGTTGATGGACCAGACTGTATGGTACCCCCAGAAAATTGGAACAAAATTAACTTAATAAAAATAGATTCATTTACGATGGGATTTACCAAAGAAGTCCAGTTGGTCTCGTCAAACTTCCCCGAATCCGTTGTACAATTAGAATTTGTATCTACAATTCCGTGGATACTTCAAGATCTCCCTTAGGATTCAGGGTTTACGATCACAGAATAGAGCAGCAAATGTAGTTAGGAAAGTGTTTGGAACTACGCCGCTTTTAAGAAGTGGCGTTTTTTATTGCCATATTTCACTCTGACGTTGGTTCAAAACAAAGATCCAGTTTATGTCATCCGCTAAAACCGGGGAATATTTTGTATAACGAGGGACGGCTCCTAATATTCTGATCTAAGGGTGTTGAGAAGAGGGGAAACCCTCTCTTTTTTGTGTGTGAAGGTAATCAAAAAAGAGCATGCTTGCACTGCGCTGCTGCACCTACCGCCCAAGGCCCGATCCAAATTGGAAAAAATGGAGATAGGTTGATTCAGGTGGGACTTGGTGTCTCAGCGTCTCGGCTTCATGCTCTTTACTGTATGTATTGTTTCCTTAAAAGTAGTGTCTTATTCGAGAAACTCCCCTTTCCGCAATGTGGTGTCAAATCCCCAGCCAAGGGTTATTTCC is part of the Polycladomyces subterraneus genome and encodes:
- a CDS encoding group II intron reverse transcriptase/maturase, which translates into the protein MGLKWSIIRFPSDKDARSVEHKLYNIRRKYKAVWDELTETEKERARREIKELKKELMTIPYNDPMDEKYKRLQYVRYADDFIIGVIGSKEDCEKIKATEFLAKELKLELSQEKTLITHSSKKARFLGYDITVKRSNSTKTNVNGIQRRTRNMVCQLLVPREIWVKKLLEIKAMRVDPITGQWKPIHRSALLRNDDLEILETNNSEIRGLYNYYKLANNAITLSNFKYFMEYSMYKTFAAKYNTSVKKILSKYKINGRFAVRYETKEGPKIRWFYKQGFKRYREKITAGDPTIDLEMNTLRIRGTLTSLIACSKKM
- a CDS encoding lytic transglycosylase domain-containing protein — translated: METCRGNTARRWVLIPPHARKLPGSGVGSQYHLLRSAKNILAGAKEIAGYLIRYGGNLQLALAAYNAGPGNVEKYGNTVPPFRETRDYVVKVTIYYKEFGGKGSHLNSVSIRDTIMSVAEKLAKFRSQHEASVKQKKPTGCMKALAAKQVAQIKSGQAGRYGALSCAIYSYQSDWAFVAKVENMAAEFKNNSGTITYAASLKVPADVYPGQSMVRYPLRLDHDGAVTMTGLILRHPWVHRCMPQQTVLSSSPERPAGMDG
- a CDS encoding M23 family metallopeptidase; this translates as MGTPVYAPADGVVVESRAASGYGWMILIDHGNGLATLYGHSYPNQVKVHVGDHVKKGQQITAVGNNGRSTGAHLHFEVRVNGTPVDPMQWLTR
- a CDS encoding DUF6843 domain-containing protein, producing MRKLKFTAGLLLLLIMALLLYFVWPFFSNPTYVILIPKNYHGWVQVYMDIPYAKDPPKEFWNRYIIKVPPNGMVMTPLPAQVANIETHFVDEHGHRTELLDAADPRAKDPNALYVQYFMTEGLDNLPSRDVLFIGTFKEYEKVKQENRYPDYPAEIKKKFHYPY
- a CDS encoding replication-relaxation family protein; its protein translation is MGDNRGYSLNKAGIRYVREMMQSDNMYVKEAPEAQIRHYLGINEILIRLIEAGVQREDIVWLSTAEATDYLSRLLEAHGEKIDRRRLIRPDARAVINRTAFWIEFDNSTERTRKLERKFYEYVHALTLVQNKDPVVWVAANRNRKEYLANQWEAVKKVNYEDRVDIPEMCFFVEGEELSFLESRSGLVTS